The following DNA comes from Henckelia pumila isolate YLH828 unplaced genomic scaffold, ASM3356847v2 CTG_461:::fragment_3, whole genome shotgun sequence.
tttaaaataacaaatataagttgagaaatattttgtgccgtgtgtgattcgttgaaacatctatatgcaagcAATCTTTTTTCAATgttccaattattatcaatccaatgatatgtaatacccatatatgaacaactttgccaatgatcactccaaatatcggaacacaaagaaactttattattcaaattataaaattccttaattaattctttcttttgatcgacaactaactttttcattgtgcgtttgagactatttcttggaatgcgtctaatagaaggatttgcacttgtagaaagacaattttcaaaagataatttatcgctaaaactaaaagaaagttgttcaaccgcacaaaatttagacgtttcttctctaaatctagcttcgttatatttaaatagttgagattcattacccgattgagaagagaatgccggaatttgagtttgagcacgatCAATCCCAATTTCCaccggatgatttttctcgatatgccgcgtcaaagttccataaccacctccttgtttaaatttgtaacattttgaacaatatttgcatttggcttgcaaatcaccggagggaagcgtcaccttgtcgaaatgtttggtgaagatatcggatgtcgggcgaggcaccgctcgagtttgtctttgagaggccaccggatcgttcatactttcttgacttgcatgatgacgtggtggtggttgttcaacttgttgtctttgttgcgcctcttgtcgaatttcttgaatttcatcatcggaatattcaagatcaaaaccatcgacattgaattgagtatactcgacctcgggtggtatgatgctcttttcctttccttttcctttgtcaCCCCTACGACTTGATCTCGCTCTGgacatttgtaattgtataaatatgaaaataaatcaacaattgacaataaaccaataattgaaacttgatatttttttttttaaaaataataatttccgGGTCGGTCGGGTTATAACGGCCACGAAATCGTGGCCATTGAGATCTCTAACGGCCACTTGCTAGTGGCCGTTGGATCATCTGGGCGCCCACGGAGGCGCCACGTGTCCAACCCGGCGGGTTGGACCCGTCGGGTTGCCGGTTTTCCAAAGCAAAAATCGGGACCGGACCGGACATTTGCGGGTCCGGTCTCGGTTTTGGGTCCGGCTCGTTGACCCGGTTAACCGGTCCGTTGACCACGGGCCGGTTCCGGGTCGGGCCCGGGTCAAAAccggcccttggccaggtctagGGCAGTATGGCGCACTACGTGTATTGTTTacatgtatttatttatttatttattattattattattattattattattattgttgttgttgttgttgttcttgttaTTGCAGCAAAATGACTACGAGGAGTATTTAAAGCTGAAGGCAAGCGTTGAGAGTCTACAACAATCTCAAAGGTAGTTTATTTGAAGTAACAATTAcattttttagtttattaatttgtttaattttcGGTTTGTCTGTATTTTTAGCtctgtaatttttatttttgatcatcttaatgacgAATATGCATTTTTTTCGTCTTGTAACTTGcatgatttttttcttttttggtctCTTTTAACCGGATTCCATCGACCATCATGTTTGGCGGAAATTTGGGTGGTCACGGATGCTGACATGGAATTTGAAAGAAACTTGCATAagtttcatgatttttttttaatattacgCGTCCCTTCAAAAGTTCATGATATGAGCATCTGCGGCCACCACATAAGCAATTTCCAATGGCCGGAAACAATGGACTCGTGTTAAGAAAgatttgaaaatgaaaaaattaCAAGTTACAgagttaaaaaaacaaatttatcacaaacaaaaccaaaaagtaaaaaaatgtAATTTACGTGACAAAACATGTAATTTTTTCAGTATTTGAAAGTGAAAAATGACTAAAGTGAAATGGGTGAGAAATAAATCAGAGACTAAAACCAAGCTTTAACGCTTTTATATATAGGACCAAAAACgaaaacatgataaaaaaaattatatgatgGAATTTGTATAACGGATCACATTAATCGGATCATAGACTATTGAATTTTCTTGTAAACTCATAGTACATAGCTAGCATAGATCGAGTTGAAATTGGATGTTGGATGGTATTTCGTTTCCACACCACACTAGCTCGTTAGCCAATATCTAAAGCGTACATAATTTCAATTCAATAATTCGTAATGCCATTAATGAACACGCGATAATTACATGTTGTTTACATTTTTCACAGGCATATTCTTGGGCAGGACTTGATCCCTCTGAGCATAGAGGAGCTTGATCATCTTGAGAATTCATTAGACAATTCTTTGAAGCAAATAAGGTCCAAAAAGGTACTTCTAACACAGTTACGTTCTACGGAAATTTTGTACTGTTGTATATGTACACGGGATATATatgctattttcgaaaataaaattttatgctCTCGGATAAAAATTTTTCATCGTCTAGAGATGTTAGACAATGAAATGTGTGTAGGAACACGTACAAAAGGACCGGTGATCAAACAAACGTCCAATTTTTTTTGGTTGCGACGTTGGATAGGATTTTGtgtttgaaagaaaaaataattcGCAGAAAACCGAAAATGAATTGCTAATTTACACCTAAAATTCATTTTCtggtttatatatatttgatggCTTGATGGTTTGAGCATTTTGCAGATTCAAGATATGCTTGTTCAGATATCTGATCTTCAACAACAGGTATGCATGCATTAGCATAATTACAAGTAAAACTATattcatattatattatatatatatttatttttttggcttTCAGCGTACGTAATTTGTGTCCATCTAATTGATGTTTTTACTGTTTGATTACAGGAGATAAACCTATTAAAGGTTAACAATGCTTTAAGGGCTAAGGTACTATCCATCTCCATTGTCAATAAAGTCCCAGCGTGATGAACTATTAGAGGTTACAAAACATCATAATACTTCATGTTTAATTAGTCTTGGATCGAGAATTGCAATAGTCGTCATCTTGTTTGTGCATGCCTTTGTTTTTTTAGTCCTCTGTGTTATTTCGTTACGCAAGTTATATATTGTGGCAGCTTGAAGGGAGTAGTTCATCCGGACAATCTCTGGTACATCACAGATTTGAAGGAAACACAGAAATGCGAATCGGGTATGGTGATATTTCTACATAAGATCGAtggattatatattttaattggtTGGTAGCAGTGTAGAAGAACACACATGTGCAAGCCTCCATTTTTgctaattttaataattttttcacGAAAGTGTTGCGTGTCATTACACACGTCAACGTCATGTTAGTGCTACATCAACGACATATTAGCACCTTGCACATCGAAGCTAGGACAGAATTGAAAAAACAAGATACcaaactaaaactgaaatatataTGACTAAAGGTCCAAAATTGTAAATCCCCCTGTTTTTAATTACATCGGGAAATGATAGATAATTTTATTCGCTTTCATCTGTGTTCTTACTTAATTATATCTCTCTCCCCTAATGGAAGAAATGTCTATGCGGCCACTATATAACAAGTGATGATATTAATAGcataaataaaaacacataTTTAGTTTTACGTACGAATACTAGAAATAGAAACACTTTATCTTATAGTCTTTTTGCCTCGCGATTTTTGGAGTAAAAAGAGCCCTTTTGCCAAATGTAAAAGATTCAAGTTCGGGTCGACACTTTAAACTACTTCATGACTATCTGCTCGCAGCTCGTGTGTATTTTAGTTGAATTCTTTTACCAAGAGATCATGAGTAGAAGaattttatcaatttttgaatgataaaaggtaattatgaataaaaattgatttcacaCACACAAAATTAAAATCCAATTTATGAGTTTTTAAGCGACCAATatgcatgcatttttttttttgacggaAATATGCATGCATTTTAATAGCTCAAactcataaataataataagcATGGATCTAACATTTATTAATTTGTTGAttaaattgaaataattttctaaaaaattatcTGTCGCAGATTCAACTCCATAGAAGCAGCAAACAACCATATTGTGCCGCAGTCCACAGATCATAATGGAAATGGCATGCTGCCTGGATGGATGCATTGACTGCTAATAAATATATCTTAAATAATTTTCGTACAACTTTGTTATTCGACGAATTATTCCATCGATGTATAAATTATTATGTACTATTTTAAATTATTGAAGGCAGTAAAACAAAGGATAGCGTGCACATGTCCGATGTAAATGGTTCACTACTATTGATTATATGTATGGAAACCTCACAAAATAAGCTAGAGTAGCCAATAAtagagaatatatatatttttatatttagatGTACGTTTCGGACACATCATGAATATAACAAGATGCTCATTTGAACATCGTTGAAACATTTAATGCAATACATTTCTTGAGATTCGAAAAGATGTGTGAGAGGATGTTTGATGTGATATTTCATAAAGTGttcaatattaaaaataactatcTGATTATTAACATTCAGAATAGGAAAAACTAcaattttggtcctgtatgtttgtcactttgcgattttagtcttctatattttcatattttagttttagtcctacatgttctgatttttgacaatttcggtcttttttattcgaaaatgcttacgtggcactgtacatgTCAGCTCCACATTAGAATTGCATTACTTTCACATCGGCGCCATATCGAAAAAAGAACTAAAATTGCCAATGTAAGGTTTAGAAAGtctgaaatcacagaaataccagaAATAACTTTTAAGAGTTTGTgtagtgttgtcaacacttcacgataacactatgcagcagaataattaactaacagcaaaagtaaataacacacaaataattatgcacaagtactaagtacttgtacgatgactcatggcgaaataatcactaaaaaattaaatcagtttacaaaaaccaactagtgattgtttatgaaaaactacttttctcaacaaatTGAGACAATAAAcgacttcctaaaaactagtaagaactagaataataaaccaataggaagttctaagccaaaaaataaaaaccaaagaaacactttttgaacaacacttcactcgtgtgttcttcagtgtttccaacactactcggcaacacaacgTAGCAACGATGAACACTccaaaaattcttcaacaatctTTCTTCAAAGCTCCAGAATTTCTGCAGtaattctctatgtattttgctctctatGTTTCACTCTCTTGATCTCTCTATTTCGTTGTCTTTTTTGATCGGTCCAAGCACTCCTAaaaatagatcttcaatatgtttccataaataagaacctacaaagcatggaaacaatatatcatcagaatcAAATATTTCGAATCAAGTTATAACTGATATTACCAATTTTAAAACTTGttctaagaaaggcaaaactatAACTATAGAATTTGAATGCaaataaggaaataatttaaaagacatgtgcacgacatgttctttcaaactccccctttttgcctttctggacaaaacacacacacaagtGCAAATAACTCCCCTTATCTTATGCAACTAAAGCTCCTCTTGAATTTAATCATCTCAGAACACAGTGTTGTGCggtcgtgttggcaacacctactCTCAAAACTTACTAGATCAGAGTAGCAAAtagtttaatataatatcagaGAGTAATAAGGAGCACAAACTAATaaactcaaaaatatatttcgaacttaaagcaaaataaaaaaataaaagataaggataagaaaaaaaaaatcctaaaaccAATTATGATCAACCCCATCTAATCATCTTCCTCATCTTCAGCTTGATCAGAACTTGATCCTACTCCTCCTTTTTGTCCAGAGGGCCCTGGTAGTCCAAGTTTAGTCCTATACTCAGCCATTAAGGCTTCATAGTACTCAAGATCAGCTTTGACTTGTGCAATTTTTAGTTCAGCATGAGCCATTTGAGCACGAATTGCAGTAGAATTCAACATAATTACAACAGTGTTATGAATGGTCATGGGTGGAACAgactcagtgttggcaacactggaTACAACACCAGTCCATGatagatcaatcttcctattTCCCTTCAGCAAACCAGGTGCGATCTTGATAAGCTCATCTCCTCCAATCAATTCTTTATCATCCTCTTTTTTGAAGCCTTGAGATTCCAGCATACCATAGATCAATGAAGGAAACGGAAACTTAGTTGTTTTCCAACCATCTTCTCGAAAggtcataatattttcaaacaccaAATTTCCAAAGTTCAAAGGAGCTTGAGTTCCAATGGCAAACAACGCAAGGGCTTGTGGTTTTGTAACCACTGTTGTATTGGTAGATGATCACTTTAGTGACTTGATCAATATACACAATAACTGCATCATCATCGATATCAGGAGTATTGTAGTGCTCATTGATCAAAACAGGAGTAAATTCATACACCTTTCCCCGGATGTACACTCTTCCAAACTTAAATGATTCTTCATCTCCAGTCTTTATGTTCAGATTGCAGTAAAACTCTAACATCGCTCTTCTTGAAAATGGTCCGGCAGTGGTGACAGTAGAATATAAATTCTACTGTTTCAAGAAAGTCACCAAGTTCTGCTTTTCGAAGGACACTTCATAAATATTTCTTTCTTCCCAACAGTCTTTTCCAGGCAGAGCTTCCCATTCATCAGCAGATTTCTTTGAATAAAACTGAAGATTGTATGCCTTTGCAGGATCAATCTCAGAGTCAGATTCAGCAGCAGTGTTGtcatcagtgttggcaacactgtcaTCAACAACTTGTTCCTCAGAACTCTCAGAATCATCAGAAGCAACATCCTCATAATTTTCTTTCACAGAACTCGAAGAAGATGAACTATCAGACTTCTGGGGGCCGGTTATTCTCAAATTCTTGCATCATTTCAGAATCTGGTTCATCACCATCAGATGGAACCTGTGAAGATGCAACTGGTTTATCCTTGGTCTTTCGAATATTCTCCATGAAAGTGGCCAGTGAAATTTCCTTATCAGTAGACACTGGAGCCTCTGTGGTTATCTTTGTGGTATCATCAACAACAGCATCACTAGATGACTCTTTCACAGTAGAAGCCACATCTATAGAATCTTCATCAGATGAATCTTcgttctttgattttgatttttcagCAACAGAGGTTTTTGTCCTAGCAACCACCTCAAAATTATGATCCGCAGAATCATCTCCAGATGAAAAATATGGATCATCCAAAATAGGACGTGAAGTCTCCCCCTTACCACGAAATCTCTTATTGGTAGTAAAATCGGGGTTGAAGCCCGCTTGGCGCTTTGACCTTCTCGCTATTGGATGTGTTGGAAACACACGATTCAACACTGAGAAATCAGGAGGATTCTCAAGGTCGATTTCGTTCCCGGGTTCTCCTGGATCAATTTCTGCCAACGGTGTAGGTTGAATGGCAGCAGGTACAATCGTGAAAATAGGATTTCTAGAAGATACCTCCGAAGACTTGTCTTCCTCTTGATGACCCATCTTCGATCGTATATCATGCGAATCGAAAGCTTTGCTTGCCATTATAAACAATTTAGAAAGTAAGGGTTTCAGAGAATTTTTGCAGAGAGAGTTAGAAAAGGTTGAAGACGATAAGATTAATTTCTACAATGATAGAAATATATAGGGATAATGGGTTCAaatggtaaaaaaaattaaaaacccatATCTATCATATCAGACTAGGAATCTCCCCCTAATGGTAACAATTCTTTAACGGGAAAAAAATTCTctctaattaaggaaattaaatttgattaattaaggaTACCCTGAA
Coding sequences within:
- the LOC140871826 gene encoding MADS-box protein 04g005320-like, with the protein product MGRGKVELKRIDNKISRDVTFSKRRNGLLKKAYELSILCDAEVALLIFSSKGKLYEFCSSSSMLHTLDRYYRSSYTPPAAQQSPINVQQNDYEEYLKLKASVESLQQSQRHILGQDLIPLSIEELDHLENSLDNSLKQIRSKKIQDMLVQISDLQQQEINLLKVNNALRAKLEGSSSSGQSLVHHRFEGNTEMRIGFNSIEAANNHIVPQSTDHNGNGMLPGWMH